The following nucleotide sequence is from Bacilli bacterium.
CTATGTCGGCGGCGTGAACGAAGTCACCGAAGAATTTTACCGCGATGACGCGGACGTTTCGGCTTGGGACGATCTAATTGTTCCGTCATGCTGGCAGATGAAAGGTTATGATCAAAAGCATTATACGAACGTCAATTACCCTTTTCCCTGCGATCCTCCTTTCGTGCCCGACCGCAATCCCGCCGGGCTTTATGTCAGAGAATTCGCCGTCTCCGAACAATGGAATCGTAAAGAAAAATACGTCGTTTTTGAGGGTGTCAACGCTTGTTTTTATTTATGGATAAACGGCCGGTTTGTCGGCTACAGCCAGGGCAGCCGGATGCCGGCGGAGTTTAACATTGGCGCGTTTTTGCGCCCGGGCGTCAACCGCATGGCCGTCATGGTCTTAAAATGGTGCGACGGTTCCTATTTGGAAGATCAGGACGCATGGCGTTTTTCCGGAATTTTCCGCGACGTTTATTTGCTTGCCAGAGATTCGCAGCATATTCGCGATGTGTTTATCCGCCAGGAGCTTGCGGAAGATTTTCGCCGGGCGGTTTTGCGCGTCGAGATTGAAACGAAAGGGACCGTGCCGGTACGTCTGGAATTGCGGGATGCGAACAATGAACCGGTTTGCCAAAACAGCGGTTTGATCGAAGGCAACGGGGCGGTTGAATTGACTGTCGCCAATCCGGTTTTGTGGAACGCCGAACAGCCGGTATTGTACCGCCTGTTTATTGCGGGCGGAAATGAGGTTCTCCTGTTTGACGTCGGATTCCGCAAAGTGGAGATTAAAGATAGCGTGTTTATGATCAACGGCGTTGCGGTAAAACTGAAAGGGGTGAACCGGCACGACTTTCATCCCGAGCTGGGGCAAACGATTCCTGTTAGCAGTATGATAAAAGATCTTGTATTGATGAAACAGCATAATATCAACACAATCCGCACATCCCATTATCCGAACGATCCCCGGTTTTTATCGTTGTGCGACAAATTCGGTTTCTATATTGTTGACGAAGCCGATCTGGAATGCCATGGGGTCTTGTCAGCCGGGCATTATGCGAAATCCTCGTTTCATTTGTTGACAAATCATCCAGAATGGGAAGCGGCGTTTGTGGATCGCGCCGTCCGGCTGGTGGAAAGAGACAAAAACCACGCTTCTGTCGTCATCTGGTCCATGGGCAACGAATCGGGCTATGGCCCAAACCATATGGCGATGGCGAGATGGACCAAACAGCGGGACCCGTCCAGAATCGTGCATTATGAAGGCGCCGCGCCGCGATACGAGGGCAATCCCGATACCGCGTGCCTGGACGTGGCTAGCGAGATGTATCCGTCGCTTGATTACGTTGAGGCTTATGCGGTGAATGAACATGAAAAGAAGCCGCTGTTTTTGTGTGAATACAGCCACGCAATGGGCAATGGTCCGGGCGATTTGCACGAATACTGGGAGCTGTTTTACAAATATCCCAAGCTGATGGGCGGGTGTGTTTGGGAATGGGTTGATCACGGCATTTTGACGGCGACGCCGGAAGGCGTTCCGTTTTACGCGTATGGAGGCGACTTCGGCGACCATCCGCACGACGGGAACTTTTGCATAGACGGTTTGGTTACGCCGGACAGAAAGCCGCACAACGGTCTTAAGGAATTGAAGCAGGTGATCGCTCCGGTCACCTTTACCGCCGTGGATTTGCAGACCGGCAAAATACAAGTTGCGAATCGTTACGATTTCCGCGATTTAACGCATGTCGCAATTTATTGGAAAGTGGAAAAAGACGGCGAACTTGACCAGCAAGGCATCATTTGGGATATTGCGGCAAAAGCGCGCGATGCGCAGACGATCGTACTTCCGTACACTTTGCCTGAAGCGTCAACCGGCGCTTATGTGCTTACGCTTTCTTGCAGATTGAAGCAAGCCACGGAGTGGGCGGACGCCGGACACGAAATTGCGTTTGCGCAATTTGCTTTGCCGGTTGCCCGGGTTGCGGAGAGTGTTGCGCGCGTGTCGCAAGAACCGATTCGCCTGAACAGGAACGGCAGCAAAGTGGAAGTGAACGGCTTCGATTTCCAACACGTGTTTGATCTGCAGGCCGGCACCTTTGTACAGCTGCGGAAAAACGGGGTGGATTTGCTCGTCGAACCGGCGGCTTTTACCGTTTGGCGGGCGCCGACGGACAATGATCGCAATATCAAACATGAATGGATCAAAGAAGGCTTTCATGAGGCCGTGATGAAAGTGTATCAGGCGGAGATTGCCGGACAAACGGAGCAATCCGTCGAGTTTCGCGTGCAGTTTTCGCTTGGCGCGCCGATTTATCATCCGATCCTGCATGGCGAAGCGCTGTGGCGGGTCGACAACACAGGCGGATTGTCGCTGCAAACGCACGTGAAAGTGCGGGAAGGCGTGGTCTTTTTGCCCCGATTCGGGTTGCGCCTGACGATGCCGCAAGGAATGGAAGAAGTCGAGTATTTCGGATTTGGGCCTCATGACAGCTATATGGACAAGCGCCACAGCGTCCGCCAAGGCAAATTCGCGCTGCGTGTCGATGAGCTCACCGAGTACCATATCATGCCGCAGGAAAGCGGTTCGCGCCATGAGACCGAATGGGCCATTGTGACCAACGAACAAGGCATGGGGCTGAAATTTTCCGGGGACCGGACATTCTCTTTCCATGCGTCCCATTATACGCCGGAAGCGTTGACATCGGCGGGGCATTGGCATGAAGTAAAGAAACGGCCGGAAACGATTGTTCATCTCGATTACAAAATGAGCGGAGTAGGCTCCAACTCGTGCGGACCGGAATTGCTTAACAAATACCGTTTGGATGAGCGGGAATTTACGTTTGCCATCGCCATTACGCCCCTGTTCAAGGAAGACTAATAGAAAGGTTTGCTCTCACTCTTCATATTGGCGAACGTGCTTGCGCACGAAAAGCCGTCCGGCGCATTTTCCGGACGGCTTTTTTCGGGCGCGTGGTTATGGGGCGGCGGCATCGAGCCTTCGCCCGATTCTTTTCGCGAATCAGAGATTTTCCCATAGGTCCGGTTTCATGATTGCTTATTGTTGGCCGACCCAGGCGGGTTTTGCGATTTGTTTCCAGCGTTCGCGGATGGCTTGGTACAAATCCGGCGGCAGCGGGCCTGCCTCGAGCAGCCGGGCGTTTTCCACCCATCTCTCCGGCTTTGCCGTGCCGACGATCGCGGAATGGACGCCGGGCACAGATAGCGTGAAACGAAGCGCGATTCCAATCGATTCGCTGCTTCCCGGCTTAAGAAAATCATATGCCAGCTCTTGCAGGCGATGCCAGTATGTATGCGCATATTGGTTCTCCGGCAGCTTCCCCGTCTTCCAGGCGGCATTCGCGATCGGACGCTTTACGACGACGCCCATCTCCCGTTTCGTCGCTTCCGGAATGACCAAATCGATCGCTTCCTGGTCGGCAATATTCAGCGAAATTTCCAGCGAATCGAACACGCCGCTTTTTACGGCGTAAAGCGCGGCGGCGGAATCGCCGCTGTAGCCGATAAATCTTGTTTTCCCCTGCTGTTTCGCCTTCTGCAGCGCTTCGATCACGTAACCGCGGCGCAGTATTTCCTCCGAGCAGCTATGCAGATGGATGACATCCACATAATCCGTTCGCAGCAAGCGCAAACTTCGGTCGATGCTTTGTGCGATCATCCCGGGATCCCAATCGGGCAGATCAAAACCTTTGGCATGTCCGCATTTGGTAAACAAATAAAATTCGCCGCGCCGATGGGCTATCGCTTTTCCGATCAATTCCTCGCTATTCCGATAACATTCGGCGGTATCAATCAGATTCAGCCCGGCGTCGAGCGCGCTCCCCAGCAATCTGTCCACGCTTTGCTGCGTGGCTCCTTCATAACCGATTTCCGCGCCGCCGAATCCAAGCACGCTGACATTCATGCCGGTTTTACCGTACAACCGCTTCTCCATTGGCAACATCCTCCTACGCAGTAATTGAATATATTATACCGAATGCAACATGAAGAAGCGAATTCGCCCCGTTTGCGACTGCGCGGCATACACGATAAAATATCATCATGGCGTTCCGACGGAGTTTGTCGATTGCGAATGCCGCGGGCATGTAATGCGCAAAGGAGAAGATACATAATGGCAGTCATGGAAAATCGGGATCATCACATGTTTCATCTGCAAACAAAAGATACCAGTTACGTGCTGCAAATTGTCAAAAACGGCTATTTGGCGCATGTTTATTGGGGGAAAAAAGTACAGCGCTATGACCAGTCCAGGCCGCTGCGATTTGGCAATAGGGCGTTCTCCCCGAACCCGGATCCACAGGATCAGGATTTTTCGCTGGATACGCTGCCGCAGGAATACCCCGCTTACGGAAACAGCGATTTTCGCGCGCCGGCTTTTCAGGTGCAGCGGGAAGACGGTTCGACCATTACCGATTTGCGTTACGCGGCTCATCGGATCATACACGGCAAACCGAAATTGGCCGGATTGCCCGCAACCTATGCGGAAGCGGAACATGAAGCGGAGACGCTGGAAATTGACCTGATCGACGAATTGACCGGGCTTACGGTGACGTTGTCATACAGCGTGTTTGCGCAATTTGACGCCATTACCCGATCCGTTCGTTTTGTAAATGCCGGCAAGGAAAAATTGCGACTGCTGCGCGCGTTAAGCATGAATGTGGATTTGCCCGATGCCGATTTTGAACTGCTCCATCTTTCCGGCGCCTGGGCCAGAGAACGCGGCGTTGTCAGGCGCAAAATTGCGCAGGGCAGCCAATCCATTGAAAGCAGAAGAGGGGCCAGCAGCCATCAGCATAACCCGTTTGCCGCGCTGGTTCGTCCGGGAACCGGCGAAGACCACGGGGAAGTGTACGCCGTGAATCTGGTCTACAGCGGAAATTTCCTGGCGCAAGTGGAAGTCGATCAGTTCGCGTCGACGCGCCTTGCGATCGGCATCAATCCGTTTGACTTTTCATGGCTTATCGAATCGGGCGAGTCGTTTCAAACTCCGGAAGCGGTCATGGTTTATTCCGATCAGGGCCTGGGGAAAATGTCGCGGACGTTTCACCGCTTGTACCGCTCGCGTCTGTGCCGGGGAGTTTATCGCGACAAGGAGCGCCCGATTCTCGTCAACAACTGGGAAGCGACCTACTTTGATTTCAATGCGGAAAAAATCAGGCAGATTGCCGGCAAAGGCAAAGAATTGGGCATCGAACTGTTTGTATTGGACGACGGATGGTTCGGCAACCGGGATGACGACAAACGTTCGTTGGGCGATTGGTTTGTCAACCGCCGAAAACTGCCTGAAGGCCTGGATGGATTGGCGGGCAGCATTGAAAAAATGGGAATGCGGTTTGGGTTGTGGTTTGAACCGGAAATGATTTCCGAAGACAGCGAATTGTACCGAAAGCATCCCGATTGGTGTTTGCACGTTCCCGGCCGTACACGCTCCACGGGAAGAAATCAGTTGGTGCTGGATTTTTCCCGCGAGGACGTGTGCGACGCGATCACCCGGATGGTTTCGGATGTGTTGGCGAGCGCGCCGATCTCCTATGTCAAATGGGACATGAACCGGCATATGACGGAAGTCGGTTCCGCCACCCTTCCTCCCGAAAGGCAGCGGGAAACGGCGCATCGTTACATGCTGGGGCTGTACCGGGTGCTGGAGAACATCACTTCGGCATTTCCGCATGTACTGTTTGAAAGCTGTTCCGGCGGCGGCGGAAGGTTCGATCCCGGCATGCTCTATTACATGCCGCAAACGTGGACAAGCGACAATACGGATGCCGTTTCGCGCATTTTGATTCAATACGGCACCAGCATGGTTTATCCGGCCAGCGCGATGGGCGCGCATGTGTCGGCGGTGCCCAACCACCAACTACATCGCGTCACTTCGCTGCAAACGCGCGGGCATGTGGCGTCATCGGGCAATTTTGGCTACGAATTGGATTTAACCAAAATGACGGAAGAAGAGCAGCAGCTTGTCAAGCAGCAAGTCGCCTTTTATAAAGAAGTGCGCCGTCTTGTTCAATTCGGTGACTTTTACCGCCTGTTAAACCC
It contains:
- a CDS encoding glycoside hydrolase family 2 TIM barrel-domain containing protein is translated as MINIEKYWENPNVLQVNRESPRSHYIPYADAAAAATEKRGNSPFYQTLNGNWKFRYVGGVNEVTEEFYRDDADVSAWDDLIVPSCWQMKGYDQKHYTNVNYPFPCDPPFVPDRNPAGLYVREFAVSEQWNRKEKYVVFEGVNACFYLWINGRFVGYSQGSRMPAEFNIGAFLRPGVNRMAVMVLKWCDGSYLEDQDAWRFSGIFRDVYLLARDSQHIRDVFIRQELAEDFRRAVLRVEIETKGTVPVRLELRDANNEPVCQNSGLIEGNGAVELTVANPVLWNAEQPVLYRLFIAGGNEVLLFDVGFRKVEIKDSVFMINGVAVKLKGVNRHDFHPELGQTIPVSSMIKDLVLMKQHNINTIRTSHYPNDPRFLSLCDKFGFYIVDEADLECHGVLSAGHYAKSSFHLLTNHPEWEAAFVDRAVRLVERDKNHASVVIWSMGNESGYGPNHMAMARWTKQRDPSRIVHYEGAAPRYEGNPDTACLDVASEMYPSLDYVEAYAVNEHEKKPLFLCEYSHAMGNGPGDLHEYWELFYKYPKLMGGCVWEWVDHGILTATPEGVPFYAYGGDFGDHPHDGNFCIDGLVTPDRKPHNGLKELKQVIAPVTFTAVDLQTGKIQVANRYDFRDLTHVAIYWKVEKDGELDQQGIIWDIAAKARDAQTIVLPYTLPEASTGAYVLTLSCRLKQATEWADAGHEIAFAQFALPVARVAESVARVSQEPIRLNRNGSKVEVNGFDFQHVFDLQAGTFVQLRKNGVDLLVEPAAFTVWRAPTDNDRNIKHEWIKEGFHEAVMKVYQAEIAGQTEQSVEFRVQFSLGAPIYHPILHGEALWRVDNTGGLSLQTHVKVREGVVFLPRFGLRLTMPQGMEEVEYFGFGPHDSYMDKRHSVRQGKFALRVDELTEYHIMPQESGSRHETEWAIVTNEQGMGLKFSGDRTFSFHASHYTPEALTSAGHWHEVKKRPETIVHLDYKMSGVGSNSCGPELLNKYRLDEREFTFAIAITPLFKED
- a CDS encoding aldo/keto reductase, with product MEKRLYGKTGMNVSVLGFGGAEIGYEGATQQSVDRLLGSALDAGLNLIDTAECYRNSEELIGKAIAHRRGEFYLFTKCGHAKGFDLPDWDPGMIAQSIDRSLRLLRTDYVDVIHLHSCSEEILRRGYVIEALQKAKQQGKTRFIGYSGDSAAALYAVKSGVFDSLEISLNIADQEAIDLVIPEATKREMGVVVKRPIANAAWKTGKLPENQYAHTYWHRLQELAYDFLKPGSSESIGIALRFTLSVPGVHSAIVGTAKPERWVENARLLEAGPLPPDLYQAIRERWKQIAKPAWVGQQ
- a CDS encoding alpha-galactosidase, which produces MAVMENRDHHMFHLQTKDTSYVLQIVKNGYLAHVYWGKKVQRYDQSRPLRFGNRAFSPNPDPQDQDFSLDTLPQEYPAYGNSDFRAPAFQVQREDGSTITDLRYAAHRIIHGKPKLAGLPATYAEAEHEAETLEIDLIDELTGLTVTLSYSVFAQFDAITRSVRFVNAGKEKLRLLRALSMNVDLPDADFELLHLSGAWARERGVVRRKIAQGSQSIESRRGASSHQHNPFAALVRPGTGEDHGEVYAVNLVYSGNFLAQVEVDQFASTRLAIGINPFDFSWLIESGESFQTPEAVMVYSDQGLGKMSRTFHRLYRSRLCRGVYRDKERPILVNNWEATYFDFNAEKIRQIAGKGKELGIELFVLDDGWFGNRDDDKRSLGDWFVNRRKLPEGLDGLAGSIEKMGMRFGLWFEPEMISEDSELYRKHPDWCLHVPGRTRSTGRNQLVLDFSREDVCDAITRMVSDVLASAPISYVKWDMNRHMTEVGSATLPPERQRETAHRYMLGLYRVLENITSAFPHVLFESCSGGGGRFDPGMLYYMPQTWTSDNTDAVSRILIQYGTSMVYPASAMGAHVSAVPNHQLHRVTSLQTRGHVASSGNFGYELDLTKMTEEEQQLVKQQVAFYKEVRRLVQFGDFYRLLNPYDGPDAAWMFVSEDRREAFVAYFRLLAAANPPFGYLRLKGLDPNVRYRVNGSPDAFGGDELMYAGLNIPELNGDFQSVIWRLQAEQ